The following is a genomic window from Bacteroidia bacterium.
GCGTGTTGCTCACCTGGGCACCGCATCCGCGTGCGCTGCCGCAGGCCGTTCCCAACAGCTTCGCCGAGTGGATGCGCCGCGCGGATGTCGACTTCGTCGTGACGCACCCCGAGGGCTACGAACTCGACGAAGCCTTCGTACCGGCGGAACTGATCGAGTACGACAGGGACAAGGCCTTCGATGGAGCGGATTTTGTATATGCGAAAAACTGGTCCAATTACAAGCAATATGGCGCCGTAATCTCACAGGACCGCCCCTGGATGGTGACGCAGCGCGACATGGCGCGGACGGCCGGCGCAAAGTTCATGCACTGTCTCCCGGTACGCCGCAACGTCATCGTCGAGGATGCCGTGCTCGACAGCGACGCATCCATCGTCATTCCACAGGCGGGCAACCGCGTCTGGTCCGCGCAAACCGTGCTTAAACGCATGCTGGAGGTGCTGTGATGGATGAACGCTTCGTACTGCATGTGGTGAAAATCGGAGGAAACGCCGTCGACAATCCTTCGACGCTGGCGTCCATACTCGCTGCCATCGCAAAAATGCAGGAAGGGGTGATACTCGTCCACGGCGGGGGAGGCGAGGCGACGACGCTCGCACGCCGTCTCGGTCTGGAGCCGGTCATGGTGGAGGGCCGCCGCATCACCGACGCCGCGATGCTGGACGTGGCGGTGATGGTGTATGCCGGCCTGATCAACAAGCGCATCGTCGCGGCCTTCGCCGCGCATGGCGTCACTGCGATCGGTCTCTCCGGCCCCGATGGAGATCTTATCACAGCAAGCAAGCGGACCAAATCGAAGGTGAAATACGGATACGTCGGCGACATTACCGCGGTGGATGCCGCATTGCTCGAGTCCCTCCTCGATTCCGGACTTCTGCCGGTGATTGCTCCCATTACGCATGATGGAAAAGGCCAACTGCTGAATACCAACGCGGACACCGTAGCCGCCGCGATTGCCTCCGCGTTCGCGCGGGAGTATCGCGTGCTGCTCCATTTATGCTTCGACCAGCCGGGCGTATGTCTGGTCCCGGGCGACGAAAGCAGCGTGCTGCCAGTGCTCGACGCGGCACGGTTCAGGGAATTGAGCGCGTCGGGCGTCATCACCAGCGGTATGCTGCCGAAACTGGAGAACGGTTTCGCGGCGCTCGCCGCCGGAGTGGATAGCGTGCGTTTGCTGCATGCCGATGCATTCGCGTCCTTCGTTACACATGAAAGCGAACCCGGAACGGAACTCGTCGAATGAGCAACACAACATCCGTCCGGCAGCTTGAAATTATTCCGACACGTTCCGTCGAAATCGAGGAGAGCGAAGCGCTCGCGTTGCTGAGGTTGTTGATCTCCACACCCTCGCACAGCCGCGAGGAGCACGACAGCGCGGTAGTTCTTGAAAACTATTTTGCTTCCAGCGGATTCACACCGCAGAGGATCGGGAACAATGTCTGGGTCGAGCATCCCTCCGCAGACGCGTCGGCACCCACCGTGATGCTGCTCTCGCATCACGACACGGTACGGCCCACACAGAGCTGGACGCTGGAGCCCTACACGGCGATCGAACGCGACGGAAAGCTGTACGGACTCGGCAGCAACGACGCGGGCGCTGCGATGTGCGCCATGGCTGCCGCCTTCGTTGCGCTGAAAAATGAATCCTTGCCCTTCCGTCTGCTCTGCGTTGCCGCCGCCGAAGAAGAAATCGCCGGCGCCGGTGGCATAGTCGCCGCGCTGCCATTGCTTGGAGGCGTGGATATGGCCATCGTAGGCGAGCCCACGGGACTCGAAGCCGCGATCGCCGAAAAGGGACTGCTGGTGCTGGACTGCACGGCGCGCGGGGTGCCCGGGCATGCGGCTCGGAGCACCGGCGTCAACGCCATCGACATCGCAGCGCGCGACATCGCCTGGTTTCATTCCTTCCGCTTCCCTAAGGAATCCGCAATGCTCGGTCCCGTAAAAATGACCGTGACGCAGATACAGTCGGGCACGCAGCACAATGTGGTGCCGGATCGCTGCGACTTCGTGGTCGACATACGCGTCACCGACGCATACACGCATGAGGAAGTGCTCGACCTCGTTCGCGCGAACATCGCGTCGGATGCGCAGCCGCGCTCGATGAATCTGCGACCCTCGGCCATCGACGAGGCCCATGTGCTCAGACGCGCGACCGCATCGCTGGGCATTCCCTGTGTCGCCTCTCCCACGATGTCCGATCAGGCGCGGCTGCTTATGCCGTCCATAAAAATCGGTCCGGGGCGCTCCGAGCGTTCGCACACCGCCGACGAATTCGTGTACATCGACGAGGTGCGCCATGGCGTGCGCACCTATCTGGATCTGCTGCATGCATTGACAAAGGAAATGCGGACATGAAACTCTGGGAAAAAGGACTGCCGCTGGAAAAGGAGATCGAGGATTTCACCGTCGGCAACGACCGCGTGCTCGATCTCGAACTTGCGCCCTACGATGTGCTCGGTTCGCTGGCCCACGCGCGCATGCTCGCATCGTGCGGACTGCTCTCGGAGGATGAGCACGCACAGCTTCGGCAGGGGTTGCTCGCGATCATGGCGGAAATCGAGGCGGGCAGCTTCATCATCGAGGACGATGTGGAGGATGTGCATTCGCAGGTCGAGTTGTCGCTGACGCGCAGCTTCGGCGAAGCGGGGGAGCGTTTGCACACCGCGCGCTCGCGTAACGACCAGGTGCTGCTGGATATGAAGCTGTATCTGCGCGACCGCATCCGCGCTGTGGTGGAAGCGTCGGGAGCGCTTGCGGAGCGTCTGCTGGATCTGAGCAAGCTGCACCGCGAGGTGTTCCTCCCCGGCTACACGCATATGCAGATCGCCATGCCGTCCAGCTTCGGGCTGTGGTTCGGAGCCTGGGCAGAGAGCCTTACCGACGATCTCGCAGCCTTGCGCGCCGCGTATCGGCTCGCGGACCGCAATCCCCTCGGCTCGGCTGCGGGCTACGGTTCGTCCTTCCCCATCGACCGCGGGATGACCACCGAACTGCTCGGCTTCGAAGGACTACATGTGAACTCCGTACATGCGCAGCTCTCGCGCGGCAAGACCGAGCGCGCAGCCGCGCACGCCATCGGCATGACCGCCGCCACACTGGCCCGCTTCGCCATGGACGTGTGTCAGTTCACCTCCGGAAATTTCGCCTTCCTCTCGCTCGATGCCGCGTTCACCACCGGTTCGAGCATCATGCCGCACAAGAAAAATCCCGATGTGTTCGAATTGATCAGGGCGAAGTGCAACCGCGTACAGGCGCTGGCAAACGATATTACGCTCGTGACTGCCAATCTACCCTCGGGCTATCACCGCGACCTTCAGATCCTCAAGGACATGCTTTTTCCCGCATTCGGCGACATGCTCGCGTGTTTGCGCATCGCGGCGCATGCATTGGAGGGCTTGCGCGTCCGCAGGGACATCATCGACGACGCCCGCTACCGCGACGTATTCAGCGTGGATGCCGTGCATGGAAAGGTGATGGAGGGCATGCCTTTTCGCGCCGCGTACAAGGCCGTCGCCGACGACATCGCCTCCGGGAGCTACGATGCAGCGCTGCGACTTCAGCACACGCATATCGGCAGCATCGGCAATCCCGGCAGCGATCTCATCCGCGACCGACTGCGGCGGGAGATCGCGGAATTTCCGTTCGGGGTATGGGATGACGCACGGAGCAAATTGTTGGCTTCTTCGCCAGGAAGTGACTGACCCACATCCGCGACCGGACACGGTCCACACCGTACCATAGGCATGTTTTCGCAAAGTTCTGAATTCTGACAGCAGAACGCGGAGAGCAGAGAGCAGAGAGAGCTGAGCGCGTGCATCTCGCCGGCGTTGTGCGTTGTTGGTTCGAGATGCTTTCGCAAGGCGCTACGCCCTCTGCGCTACGTGAGCCTTTCACATCTCATTATTCACATCTCGACGGGAAGTTGCGCCCTCCGGGCTATTCTTCAAAAAGGGGGCGCATATCCCCTACACTGAAGTGTAGGTCGAAGACTCGCCGCGGCGGGGTTAGAGGAGGTTGCGTCAGCCTCAGGCTGAGCTTGGGACGCAATCAATTCTCTTCAATACGCAGCAACGCGGGCACGGCCCGCCGTAGGCCTACCGAGATTTCCGATTATCGATCCACAATCCGCAATTCGCAATCCGCAATCACGCAGGCGGCCCGCTGTGCCCCTACAGGCCCGGATGTAATGATCCGAAATCCGCAATCCCCAATCCGCAATCCACAATCCGAAATCCGCAATCACGCCGGCGACTCGCCGTGCCCCTACCACGATTTCCGATTATCGAGCCGCAATCCGCAATCCGCAATCCGAAATCCGCAATCACGCAGGCGCCTCGCCGTGCCCCTACCGGGATTTCATGATTCCGCGATTCCCGATTCCCGATTCCCGATTCCCGATTCCCGATTCCAGATTCCAGATTCCAGATTCCAGAAAAACAATGTACTTCCTGGAAATTGGACATATCGGGGTTGCATTACCCCAGCCACCGCCACAGCACGGTCAGCGTACTCAGCAGTACAATCGATGCCGCGATGTTCGCTGCGCGCATGGCGGTGCGCGGCTGATGGCGGTCCGCTGTGTCGGAGAAGGTGAGATTCACGAGACTTCCGGTGGCGGGAGATTCGCTGGCGAAACTCACACCGATGAGCACCAGCGAGCAGACGACAAACAGAAGTATCGCCACGTGCAGGAAGTTCACCGTTGCGGCCTGTAGCAGCAGCGGGTTCTCGAAAGGGTTGAGCTTGTGCATGATTTCAAGAATGAAGCGCAGCGCGCCCAGTACCAGACCGGTGAGCAGCGAGGCAAGAGCGCCCTTCGCGTTTACCCTCCTCCAGAAAATCCCGAACAGAAACACCGCAGCGATAGGCGGTGATATGTAGCCCTGTACGCTCTGGAGGTAGACGTACATGCGCTCGTCGCTCAGCAACCCGATGAAAGGAATCCACAGCAGCCCCAGCAGCACCATCGCCGCGGTTACGTACCGGCCCATGCGAACCGTCTGCCGCTCATCCGCGTGCGGGCGCAGCTTCTGATAGATGTCAATGGTGAAGAGCGTGGACGTGGAGTTGAACATGGCGCTCAGCGAGGACATCAGCGCAGCGAGCAGACCGGCCACGACCAGACCTTTGATGCCATTCGGCAGCAGCGTTGTCACCATCCATGCATAACTGCGGTCGCCCGTCACTGTGCCGTCGGACAACGCGTAGCCGACGACGCCGGGAAGTACGAGAATGAACACCGGGAGGATTTTCAGAAAACCCGCAAACACCGTGCCGGCCTGTGCATGATCGAGGTTACGCGCACTCAGCACCCGTTGCACAATGTACTGGTCCGTGCACCAGTACCAGATGCCCAAAATCGGAGCGCCGAACACTATCCCTGTCCACGGAAAATCCGGATCGCTCATCGGCCTGAACATGTGCCAGAAATCCGGCGGTGTGGCGGCCACCACGGCATCCCAGCCGCCCGCCTTCTCGAGACCCAGCAGGGTGAGCGCGAGCGATCCGACGATCAGAATCACCATCTGCACGACGTCCGTGTAGATGACGGCGCTCAGGCCACCAAGCACGGTATACAAGCCGGTGACGAGCACGATCACCACCGCCGATGTGTACATGTCCCAGCCCACGACCGCATGCAGCAGTATGCCTCCGGCGTACAGCGAGATGGATATCTTTGTCAGCACATAAGCGACGATGGAGATGCTGCTCAAATACCAGCGGGTGGCGCTGTTGTAGCGGCGCTCGAGAAACTCGGGCATGGTAAACACGCCCGAGCGCAGATAGAATGGCGTGAACACCCATCCGAGCAGCAACACGATGAGACAGGCCAGCCATTCGAAATGTCCCACGGCCAGTCCCGACTTCGAACCCGTGCCCGCAAGTCCGAGCAGGTGTTCACTGGAGATGTTCGTAGCAAACAGCGAAGCACCTATCGCTATCCAACCCACCGAGCGTCCCGCGAGAAAATATCCCTCCCGCGTCTTTCCCCTCCGTGTAAAGTACACACCAATGCCGATGACCAGCAGAATGTACGCAACGACAATGATCAGATCGAGCCTGGAGAATGCTTCGGACATGCCTTCTCTCCGTCATGATGGAATGCGCAAATCTGCGAAATCCGTCGGCAACATACAATGTGGTCGGCGGAGAGGGGGTGAAGAGGGGGTGAAGGGTAAAGGGTGCAGGGGTGCCTGTCTGCAGTCGAAAAGTAGATAAAAGACCAGATAACCCCGAATATAAAAATGCGCTCTGCCTGTGAGACTTCACGCCTGGAGAAATCCGCCTGGGCTAAGCGCTACGCCCTTTTGCGCTACGCGAGCCGTTTACTCAACCGAAGGCTGACACTTTTCACATCTCACCTGGAGTGGCGCCCTTCGGGCTTGGGAGCTCTTTGCTGGCTGCGTGCCCCCCACACTCACGTGTAGGGTTTTGGGAAGTGTCGCCCTTCGGGCTTGGGACGCGTATGATTTTCATTTGGATGTGACGACGCGGGCACGGCCCGCCGTGCCCCTACCGCGATTTCCGAGTATCGATCCGCAATCCTCAATCCGCAATCATGCAGGCGGCTCGCCGTGCCCCTACCGCGTTTCCGTGATTCCTGTTTCTCGATTCCCGATTCCCGATCCGAAATCGTCAATCGTCAATCGTAAATCAGCTCACCCTCACCACCACCATCGTCATGTCGTCGTGCTGCTCGGCTTTGCCGGCGAAGCGGCGGGTTTCGCGGTAGAGGCCGTCGAGGATTTGCGCGGCGCTGTCGCCGGCGTGACGCTGCAGGGTGACGGCCAGTCGCTCCTCGCCGAACTCCTCGCGCTTCGTGGTCATCGCCTCGGGATAACCGTCTGTGTACAGCACGAATATGTCTCCCGGATGTATGGGCAGCGTCACTTCCTCGATCGTCTGCTCGAATTTCTCACCGCCCTCGAAACCCAGCGCCATACCGCGCGACTGTATCACATCCACATGGTGATCGGAATCCATGCGCATCACCGGCGTGTGTCCCGCGCGCGCGATGGTGACGCTGTGCGTCTTCAGATCGAACACGGCGTAAATCATGCTGATGAAATTGCCGCGCTCCACGTTCTCGTAAAACAGGCGGTTCATTTCCACGAGCACGCGCGAGGGCGAGGTGGAAAAACGTCCCAGCGCTTTGAGAAATCCTTTGGTCAGCGTCATGTAAAACGCGGCCTGCGTGCCCTTGCCGGATACGTCTCCTATGGCGATGCCGATTTTATCCGGTCCCAGGTCGATGAAGTCGTAGTAATCCCCGCCCACCTCCATCGCCGGCGCACAGCGCGAAGCGATATCCAGGCCGGGGAAATGCGGATCGTGCTTCGGCAAAAAGCCCATCTGCACATCCCGCGCAATCTCCAGCTCGCGCGACAAACGCTGCCGCTCCGAAATATGCCGCTGGAAGCGGGGCGCGATCTTTTCGAAATCGCTCACCGTATCGCGTGTGACGAGGGCCAGCACGGCGAACAGCAGCATCGCCAGACCCACAGCCAGCAACAGCATTCCCTCGGATTGATACGCGGTGTTCCAGGGCAGAAGCAGCAAACCACCTTTATGGACAATCAGACCCGCACTCAGTCCGCTGATGCCGGCCATGACATCCGCGGATACAAACAGCAGTATCACAACGAGCGCAGGAAGCAGAGTAAGCGCTATTCCGCTCCAGAGAGGTTGCAGAGCGAGCGGATTCGGCAGAGCAAGCACCAATGCGCCCATCGGGAGCAGCAACCAAGGGGTGCGTAGTCGTTGACGGACCAGGGACACAACGAACATCACCGCGAAAGCGAAAGCAAACACACCGCTGTTCAATGAATCGCCGAGCACAAAAAGCGCCGGCATACCGGAACTGAACATGTCGAAGGCATTATCCGATTTGTGCACGATACCAATGCCGCCGTCAGGAGCGAACAACCCGAGCGCGGTCACGCCAATACCCGTCATGAGTAATCCGCCCGACAGACCGCGTAACAGTGCATGCCCGATACGCGAATGAAGGACGTGCCCGCGCGTAAGCAGATCCACAGTGATGAATTTCTCTTTCCACGTTTCCCGCCCCACCGACTCTCCCACAGCCCAGACGACGAACATTGCGCCGCCGACGAGCAACGGAGCGAGCAGGAGTGGGAACAGGAGTTCCGGCTCCCAAACCGCCTCCGCGCGGAGCTGGAGGTAAAACCACGTGCCGAACAGCAGCGCCGTGACACCGCTGATAAGAAGGGCCGTTCGAAAACCGATCTCATACGCCCGCAGTCTCCGGATACCGGTCACAATCAGCAGTATCGAGAGGCCAACGTAAAAGAGCACCTGCAGTATCTCTCCCATGTATCCGCCCTCACTCCCGGCCGCTGATGACGTTGCTCTGGGTTCAAGGGAGAAGCGGGTCACGGTACCACCGGCAAGATCCACGCGTACGTCGATGCTGTCACCTGTCCGGGCATCAAATGCGGCCCAGGAAGCCGAATAGTTTCTTCGCGCAGGTGATTCGTTCCGCGTCCAGCGAACACTGTCGCCGGGTGCGAAACCGCGCTGTGTGCGTGCAGCGGCATTCAGCCCGAGCGGACCGCGGTACATCGAGTCTGCGTGCGTCCGTATCAGACGCTCCACTGTACCGAGCGCCTCGTGCGGCGAGAGAGACGGAAGCGAAACCGAATCGGGTACGGGAACGAGCAAGTAGAGCAGTGATCCGTCAGTGTGGAATCGCATCTGAATGTCGCCCTTGAGAATGCGGTCCACGATGCGTTCTTCGGAATTCGAAATGCGCAGGGAGGTAGCTCCGTCGGGGTCGGCGCGGAATATGCGGACGCGCCAGTGATATGCCGAAGAGGAGAGTGCAGCCGGGACCGCGTCGGTGGGCGGCCCCTTGCGCGCGCCCATCTCCTCAGAAGAGCTCTGACGTAGCCTCGGAAGAATGGTGAAGCGCACGGAATCGAGATGCAGATCCGCAAGCACAGCTTGCGAGCGGAAGCGGATACTGTCGCTGTTCACAGTGAGACGCATCATGGACCAGGGGTGGGCGGTGGGATAGAAGTACAGCAGAAGAATCAATCCCGCGACTCCGCCGGCGAGCCAGAGCCAGGTGATAGCGCGTTCGCTCTGTAACATGCAGTCTCCGAAATGCTGGAAAAACAGGATCAGTCCACGGCTGCGAGATGCAACAGTTGCATGGGGCGTCCGTATACGGATTGTTCGGCATAAGGTTGCTTTCACGAACAGAATCACGACAGGGCGGCCTGAGAACGAATTCCGCGAATACTGTGTGATTCCTTCGTGTAAAATCGCGATATTATGCGACTGAAAACAACCCGAGCGATGCAACGCGTCCCGTGAGTTCTCTCTTCTGTACTTCTCACTTTCAGGCGCCGCCATGTCCCGACTGATGGATTCTCTTTCACCGCGTGCGATACGAATTCTCTACTCCGTTTTTGCCATTCTCGTCCTGGCTATCGCCGTGTACAATCTCCTGCACATCCTTGTGTGGCGCGTGCCGAGCAATGATCAATGTGAGTGGAGAATGGTGTTTTCCGATACAGCGGCCGTGCATCTGGATTGGGATGTGCGCAAGCCGCATGCGTCAATGCTCGGTTTCGAACGGGGAGACCTGGTTCTCGCTGTCAATGGCATCAGTGCCGACAGTGCGAGCGATGCGATAAAGAACATACTGCGTGCGGCCGGCGGAGATACGGTTCGGGTACTGATTGACAGGGACCGGCGGCAGCGGACCATCCCGCTCGTGCGCGATCCCGGGTGGAAAGAACTTCCGTTCAAGTTGTACGACAGGCCTGTCGAAACCCTCGTCATAACGAACATCGTTCCCGGAGGGGTGACGGAGCAGGCCGGCGCACAGGAAGGCGATCTGCTGCTGCGTATCGACAGCGTCAGTACCCGCTATCAACTCGGCGCTCAGAATCTTCTCAACAGACATCATGCGGGTAGCATCGCCCGCTTTACCATTGAGAGAGATGGAGAGCTGCGCACACTGAACGTTCGTGTGCTCAAGGCCTTTAATTACATGTACTTCGGCCTGTTTCTCCTTGGCCTGGGTTTCTTCGTCGTCGGGTACGTGGTCGTGATGGCCAAACCGGAGGGTCGTATCCAACGACGTTTCGGGCGCTATGGTATCCTCGCCTTATTCCTGTTCGGAATGCAGAGCGTCGCAGTGGGTCCGGTACTGGATTCGTATTTCAAAGTGTACAGCATGCTATCGCTGGCGCTCCTTTCGCGTATTATCGCACCTCCGGCCTTCGTGATGTTTTTCTTCCACTTCCCGTATCACAAACGGCGTGTGGATCGCTGGTGGATCATTACCGGTCTTTACGGACTCTGCGCTCTCGCCGCTTTCGTGCTCTTTAATTGGTCCTTCCATATTCTCGAATGGAGGGCGGCGCTCTGGATGATCCGTCTCGCCGATCTTTTGCCCATGTCGCTGCTCTTCGTCGGGCTCCTGGTCTTTGCGCACAGCTACTTTCATGTCGGGGACCGACTGCAACGCAAGCAACTGCGTCCCATTTTGTACTCCACCCTCATCGGTGTCGCGGTCTTCATCTACATGACAGTGGTGAGCACGACCTATCCTCTTGCGATTTACCTTCAGCCCTATCTTCTGCTCCCGGCACTATTGTTCATCGGCATTCCTCCTGCCTTTGCCTATGCGATTTTCAAGAATCGCCTCATGGACGTGACCGTTATCGTCAAGCGCAGCATCATATATGCGCTGATTACCGCCACCATCGCGGCGATTTACCTCATGTTCGTGTTCGGTCTTGGGAGTGTGCTCGGGGTAATGCTGGGTGAAACGGACAACACTCTGCTCATACTCGTCGCCTTCATCGTCATCGCGCTGGTCTTCGATCCGCTCAAACGAAGATTGCAGGAGTGGGTGGACCGTATATTCTATCAGGAACGCTACAATTACCAGAAAGCGTTGCTCGAGTTCAGCCGTGAACTCCCGCGGCAAATCAAGATGGAGGAAATTCTTTCTTCCATGGTGTCGCGTATTTCATCCACCATGCATGTCGAGCGCGTGGCCGTGGGGCTGTGCGATGATACGCATGGCTGTCATGTGCTGAGTAAAAATATTCCGGACCGCTGCTGTGAATTCGGACATGTGGATGGCGGGCTGTTGCAGGCGCTGAAGGACATGCGTATCCCTCTCTCCGTCGCGCTGGTCAACGAGGATCCGCGCATCGTGGATCCTGAGGACAGACAGCGCATTCGTGAGGCCGGTATCGTGTTGGTCGTGCCGATGTTTTTGCAGGATCGTCTCATCGGCGCCATCATGGTTGGTTCCAAGATGAGCGGCAAGGTCTACTCGCAGGAAGACATTGATCTGCTTTCCACCGTCGCGGGACAGGCCGCGATAGCCATCGAAAACGCCCGTCTGCACTCATCGGAACTGGAGAAACAGAAGATCACCGAACAATTGCAGATCGCACAGCGCATACAGAAAAGTCTGCTCCCGCGCAGCAGTCCCGAACTATCCCAACTCGACATCGCCGGCGTGTCGATTCCCGCGATGACGGTCGGTGGTGATTATTATGACTACATACACCTGCCGGACGACCGCCTGCTCGTGGTCGTGGGCGATGTATCCGGGAAAGGCATATCCGCCGCGCTGTACATGTCCAAGGTGCAGGGTATTCTCCGTTTTGCCGCGTCGGTGTGCGCCACACCGCGCGACATGCTCATCAGCACCAACCGCCATTTGTATGAAGGTATGGAGCGGAACACGTTCTTTACCGCGGTACTCGCCTTATTCGACTTCCGGGAGGGGACCGTGACCATGTGCCGCGCCGGACACACGCAACCGCTGGTCGGTCTGAACGGCGATTTGCACTATATGCACATGGAAGGCATGGGGCTCGGTCTCGAGCCGGGTGCCGTGTTCGACACCTCCCTGCAGGAGGTCACCTGGCCAATGAAACCCGGTGGGCTGGTACTGCTGTATTCGGACGGACTGACCGAGGCCATGGACGGGGGCATGAATCTATTCGGCGAAGACCGTCTTTTCAGCCTTTTCCGCAGTGTGCGTCATGAAGACGCCGAAGACATACAGCGGCGCATCTTAGGGGAGGTGGCCTTGCATCGCGGTGCCGCCGAGCAAAACGATGACATCACCATGGTGGTCATTCGGATTAAGCAGAAAAAGGTATCTGAATAATCCGGCATGCGGGGCCGGCGGACACATTTTTCCCTTCCAGGACTTTTCCCGATGTTGGAGCATTGACAATACCGGATGCTCCATGACACGTCTCATTTTTTCCACTGCGATCGTACTCCCCCTGCTGCTCACAACGTGCACTACAGACCATCGTAGTGCCGCCGACCGTCACTTCGAGGAGGTTGCCGCGCACTTCATCGAAGCCTGGCTCGTTTCCCATCCCGAACAGGCGACAGCGCTGGGGGACCGCCGTTTCGACGACCGACTGAATGATTACTCCCACAATGGGATACAGAACGACATCGCGCTGTATCGTGCATATCTCGACACTTTGCGGGAAATACGCGTCGAGGATCTTTCGGCAGCACACATGATTGATTACGACATTATGCTGCAAAGTGTCACAGGAAGTCTTTTTACACTCGAAGAATTGCGCGAGTGGGAATGGAACCCCTTGTCATACAATCCCGGGGAGGCTATCTACGGCCTGATCGCGCGCAATGGAACGACGTTCAGCGCAAGAATGAAGGCCTTGGCCGCGAGACTGCGCGGTGTACACGCTCTGCTCGACGCGGCCCGCGCGAATTTGACGAATCCTCCTGCAATTCACACCGAGACCGCGATCATTCAAAACGAAGGCGTCCTTGCACTGCTGACCGGCATCGTGCAGGCTTGTATCGACAGCGTGGACAGTCCGCTGCGCGCCGAGCTCTCCACAGCTCGCGATTCCGCATTATTGGCACTCAGGGACTATGGTGCCTGGTTGTCGGAGGACTTGCTCCCGCGCTCACGACGTGACTTCCGACTTGGCGCGGCGCTGTACGCCAGGAAGTTTCAGTATAAACTCGATACGGACATGAAACCGGAAGATCTGTTGCAGGAGGCCTGGCTCGATCTCGCCCGTACCACAGAGGACATGTATCAGGTCGCACTTCCATTGTATGCGGAGCTGTTCGACAGTCGTGACGCCGCGAAACTCGAGCGCGACGCACTCATACGCGCGGTACTCGCCAAGCTCAGCGATCAGCATTCCAACGACGATCGCATCGTTGAGCAGGCGCGGCGTGACCTCGTGGCGGCCACGGATTTCGTAAAGGCACAGGGCTTGGTGACCGTGCCCGCCGAGCCATTGGAGATCATCGTGATGCCGGAATTTCAGCGTGGTGTCGCGGTGGCTTACTGCGACAGTCCCGGAGCACTGGAGAAAAACGGAAAAACGTTTTTCGCCATCGCTCCCACTCCGGCATATTGGACCGATGCACGCAAGGAGTCGTTCTACCGCGAATATAATGACCACATGCTGCGGAATCTTGTTGTGCACGA
Proteins encoded in this region:
- a CDS encoding DUF885 domain-containing protein; this encodes MTRLIFSTAIVLPLLLTTCTTDHRSAADRHFEEVAAHFIEAWLVSHPEQATALGDRRFDDRLNDYSHNGIQNDIALYRAYLDTLREIRVEDLSAAHMIDYDIMLQSVTGSLFTLEELREWEWNPLSYNPGEAIYGLIARNGTTFSARMKALAARLRGVHALLDAARANLTNPPAIHTETAIIQNEGVLALLTGIVQACIDSVDSPLRAELSTARDSALLALRDYGAWLSEDLLPRSRRDFRLGAALYARKFQYKLDTDMKPEDLLQEAWLDLARTTEDMYQVALPLYAELFDSRDAAKLERDALIRAVLAKLSDQHSNDDRIVEQARRDLVAATDFVKAQGLVTVPAEPLEIIVMPEFQRGVAVAYCDSPGALEKNGKTFFAIAPTPAYWTDARKESFYREYNDHMLRNLVVHEAMPGHYLQIAASHKAEAPTLLRAITPSGVFAEGWATYSEQLMADAGFGGAAMKMQQLKMRLRLLINTILDQSVHTMGMSERDGMALMMEQGFQEESEAAGKWRRACLTSVQLSSYYYGNRRINDIRARYQQQAGERFDLRAFHDTLLSFGTISPKYLPVLLKLPSDAASAPSAAERENLERRPG
- a CDS encoding PP2C family protein-serine/threonine phosphatase codes for the protein MLQSERAITWLWLAGGVAGLILLLYFYPTAHPWSMMRLTVNSDSIRFRSQAVLADLHLDSVRFTILPRLRQSSSEEMGARKGPPTDAVPAALSSSAYHWRVRIFRADPDGATSLRISNSEERIVDRILKGDIQMRFHTDGSLLYLLVPVPDSVSLPSLSPHEALGTVERLIRTHADSMYRGPLGLNAAARTQRGFAPGDSVRWTRNESPARRNYSASWAAFDARTGDSIDVRVDLAGGTVTRFSLEPRATSSAAGSEGGYMGEILQVLFYVGLSILLIVTGIRRLRAYEIGFRTALLISGVTALLFGTWFYLQLRAEAVWEPELLFPLLLAPLLVGGAMFVVWAVGESVGRETWKEKFITVDLLTRGHVLHSRIGHALLRGLSGGLLMTGIGVTALGLFAPDGGIGIVHKSDNAFDMFSSGMPALFVLGDSLNSGVFAFAFAVMFVVSLVRQRLRTPWLLLPMGALVLALPNPLALQPLWSGIALTLLPALVVILLFVSADVMAGISGLSAGLIVHKGGLLLLPWNTAYQSEGMLLLAVGLAMLLFAVLALVTRDTVSDFEKIAPRFQRHISERQRLSRELEIARDVQMGFLPKHDPHFPGLDIASRCAPAMEVGGDYYDFIDLGPDKIGIAIGDVSGKGTQAAFYMTLTKGFLKALGRFSTSPSRVLVEMNRLFYENVERGNFISMIYAVFDLKTHSVTIARAGHTPVMRMDSDHHVDVIQSRGMALGFEGGEKFEQTIEEVTLPIHPGDIFVLYTDGYPEAMTTKREEFGEERLAVTLQRHAGDSAAQILDGLYRETRRFAGKAEQHDDMTMVVVRVS
- a CDS encoding SpoIIE family protein phosphatase, which encodes MSRLMDSLSPRAIRILYSVFAILVLAIAVYNLLHILVWRVPSNDQCEWRMVFSDTAAVHLDWDVRKPHASMLGFERGDLVLAVNGISADSASDAIKNILRAAGGDTVRVLIDRDRRQRTIPLVRDPGWKELPFKLYDRPVETLVITNIVPGGVTEQAGAQEGDLLLRIDSVSTRYQLGAQNLLNRHHAGSIARFTIERDGELRTLNVRVLKAFNYMYFGLFLLGLGFFVVGYVVVMAKPEGRIQRRFGRYGILALFLFGMQSVAVGPVLDSYFKVYSMLSLALLSRIIAPPAFVMFFFHFPYHKRRVDRWWIITGLYGLCALAAFVLFNWSFHILEWRAALWMIRLADLLPMSLLFVGLLVFAHSYFHVGDRLQRKQLRPILYSTLIGVAVFIYMTVVSTTYPLAIYLQPYLLLPALLFIGIPPAFAYAIFKNRLMDVTVIVKRSIIYALITATIAAIYLMFVFGLGSVLGVMLGETDNTLLILVAFIVIALVFDPLKRRLQEWVDRIFYQERYNYQKALLEFSRELPRQIKMEEILSSMVSRISSTMHVERVAVGLCDDTHGCHVLSKNIPDRCCEFGHVDGGLLQALKDMRIPLSVALVNEDPRIVDPEDRQRIREAGIVLVVPMFLQDRLIGAIMVGSKMSGKVYSQEDIDLLSTVAGQAAIAIENARLHSSELEKQKITEQLQIAQRIQKSLLPRSSPELSQLDIAGVSIPAMTVGGDYYDYIHLPDDRLLVVVGDVSGKGISAALYMSKVQGILRFAASVCATPRDMLISTNRHLYEGMERNTFFTAVLALFDFREGTVTMCRAGHTQPLVGLNGDLHYMHMEGMGLGLEPGAVFDTSLQEVTWPMKPGGLVLLYSDGLTEAMDGGMNLFGEDRLFSLFRSVRHEDAEDIQRRILGEVALHRGAAEQNDDITMVVIRIKQKKVSE